The genome window TATGCAGCTGCATGCCAAAAGCTGGCAAACAGAAGCGCCGCTTCGCATGCTGCTCAATAACCTTGACGGGCAGGTGGCCGAAAACCCCGACGAGCTGGTGGTTTATGGCGGCATAGGCCAGGCTGCCCGCAACCCGGAGGCACTGCGCAAAATAATTGAGCTGCTGCTGGAGCTGGATGAGCACCATTCCTTACTGGTACAGTCGGGTAAAGCCGTGGGTATTGTACGCACACACCCGGAAGCGCCGCGGGTACTCATCGCCAACAGTAACCTGGTGCCGGCATGGGCAAACTGGGAACACTTTAACGAGCTGAGGGCAAAAGGCCTGATGATGTACGGGCAAATGACCGCCGGCAGTTGGATCTACATAGGTACACAGGGTATTTTACAGGGTACCTACGAAACTTTTGTTGAGGCCGGGAACCAGCATTTTAACGGCGACCTAACCGGTAAGCTGATTGTGAGCGCAGGTTTGGGTGGTATGGGTGGCGCACAGCCATTGGCTGCAACTATGGCCGGTGCCGTGTTTTTAGGTGCCGATGTGGATGAAACACGCATCCAAAAACGCCTGGACAGCCAGTATATCGACAAAATGACCCATAGTTATGCCGAGGCCATTGCCTGGGTAAAGGACGCCATGCAAAAAGGCGAAACGCTGTCGGTTGGTTTGGTGAGTGATGCCGGCGACCTGCTGCAAAGGTTGCTGAAGGATAACTTTATCCCCGACCTGTTAACCGACCAAACATCGGCGCACGACCCGCTGAATGGTTATGTCCCCAACGGCCTTTCTATAACCCTGGCGTCGGTATTAAGAAAAACAGACCCGTTAGAATATAAAAGATTATCGTTAGCCAGCATGGCAAGGCATGTAAGCCTGATGCTGCAATTGCAAAAGCGCGGTGCCATTACCTTTGACTATGGCAATAACCTGCGCGAGTTTGCCAGGCAGGGAGGTGAACCCGATGCCTTTAATTTCCCGGGCTTTACCCCGGCCTATATCCGTCCGCTGTTTTGTGAGGGCAAGGGGCCGTTCAGGTGGGTAGCCTTATCAGGTGATCCGGAAGATATTTTTACTACCGACCGTGCTTTGATGGAATTGTTCCCGGAAGATAAACCACTGATTAAATGGCTTAAAAACGCGCAGGAAAAGATCTCGTTCCAGGGCTTGCCTGCCCGTATCTGCTGGCTGGGCATGGGCGACAGGGAAAAGGCAGGGCTTATGTTTAACGAACTGGTGAAAACCGGCAAAGTGAAAGGCCCCATAGTAATAGGCCGCGATCATTTGGACTGCGGCTCGGTAGCATCACCCAACCGCGAAACGGAAGCGATGAAAGATGGCTCGGACGCGGTTTCTGACTGGCCTTTATTAAACCTGATGGCGAACACGGCAGGCGGAGCCACATGGGTATCGTTCCATCACGGTGGTGGCGTGGGCATGGGTTATTCGCAGCACGCCGGGATGGTTGTTTTGGCGGATGGAACAGACCGGGCAACAACCTGTTTAAGCCGTGTGCTTTACAATGACCCAGCAATGGGCATCTTCCGCCATGCAGATGCGGGATACGATAAGGCCGAAGAATGGGCCAAAAAGTTTGATTTGAAAGTGTGGTAGGGAGAGGTGAAAGCTGAAAGGCGAAGGGCGAGGAAATAGAATTTGCCCATAGAACGTCATTGCGAGCCTGGTTGCTTGCAACCAGCTTCGAAGCAATCTCTGAACCATACACGCACCGGAATAAAAAGCGATGTGGGCACCAGCCAAGCGGCTTTAAGGTCCCAACGAAACATACGTTCGTTGATTGTCCTTAGCAGCGGTTGCTTCGAAATGATGCGCGGAGAAAAGGAAGATATTAAATAAATAAATAATGAAAACACTCCACGGTCCGTTTACCCAGATCCTGCCCCTAACGGGGATGCCTTTAAAAGGAGCATTGACAGATGATCAGCTGCAGGTTATTCCTGACGGCGGGATTATGGTTGAAAATGGGCTGATCCTGATTGTTGGCGATTTTGAAACTTTACGCAAAGAAAATCCATCGGCACAAATAAATTTAATTGAAGGCGACGGCGTGTTGCTACCAGGCTTTGTTGACTGCCATACCCATATTTGCTTTGCAGGCAGCAGGGCAAAGGATTACGCCATGCGTATCCAGGGGAAAACCTATTTGGAGATTGCCAAAGCTGGCGGCGGCATCTGGGATTCCGTAACGCAAACCCGGGCGGCTGACGAAGCTTTACTTACCGAACTGTTATTAAAAAGAATTGAGCGCCATTTAGCCGAAGGGGTAACCACCATTGAAGTTAAAAGCGGTTATGGACTATCTGTTGAGCAGGAGTTAAAACAGTTAAGGGCCATTAAAGTGGCATCAACCCAAACAAAAGCCAGTATTTTAACTACCTGTTTGGCGGCGCACATGGCTCCGAAAGATTTTAACGGCAGCCAAAATGATTATTTGGAACACATTTTAACCGGTTTGCTGCCTGTTATCAAAAAAGAAAACCTGGCCAGCAGGGTTGATATATTTATTGAAGAAAGCGCTTTTAATGCAGAGAATGCAACCATTTATTTAACCAAAGCCAAACAAATGGGCTTTGATATAACCGTACATGCCGACCAGTTTACCACAGGCGGCAGTAAGGTAGCTGTAAATTTGGGCGCTGTTTCTGCCGATCACCTGGAAGCCAGCGGAGATGCAGAAATAAAATTATTAGCCAATTCAAATACAGTAGCCGTAACTTTACCCGGTGCATCGCTGGGTTTGGGCATGCCTTATGCACCTGCACGGAAGCTGCTGGATGCCGGCGCCTGCCTGGCCATTGCAAGCGACTGGAATCCCGGTTCGGCACCAATGGGCGACCTGCTGATGCAGGCTGCCGTAATGAGCGCTGCCGAAAAGCTAAGCACTGCCGAGGTGTTTGCCGGATTAACCTTCCGCGCTGCAAAGGCGTTGAACTTAACTGACCGGGGCATATTGGCAGCAGGTATGCGGGCAGACCTGCAAATATATCCTGCTAATGATTATAGAGAAATTCTATATCAGCAGGGAAAGCTAAAACCAAAAAACTAATTACTATATCTAATTCAAACAACTAATCTCTGATCTCCAGCCTCTAATCTCTAACCCCCATGACACAACTCATCGAATGCGTTCCAAATTTTTCTGAAGGTGTAAACCTTGATATTATTAAACAGATCACCAATGAGGTTGAATCAATTGAGGGTGTAAGATTGCTGAATGTTGATCCCGGCAAGGCAACCAACCGTACCGTAGTAACTTTTGTAGGCGAACCGGCAAAGGTTATTGAAGCTGCTTTTTTGGCGATAAAAAAGGCCGGTGAGCTGATAGATATGAGCAAACACAAAGGCGAACACCCACGGATGGGCGCTACAGATGTTTGTCCGCTGATCCCTATTGCCAACATCAGCATGGAAGAAACTGCAGAATATGCCAGGCAACTTGCCAAACGGGTGGGTGAGGAATTAGGCATCCCGGCGTATTTATATGAGTATGCCCAGGCTGATAAAAAGCGCAATAACCTTTCGGTGATCCGGGCGGGCGAGTATGAAGGCTTTTTTAAGAAGATAAAACTCCCGGAGTGGAAACCTGATTTCGGCCCGGCGGAGTATGATGCCAGGCGTGGTGCCACCGTGATTGGTGCACGGGATTTCCTGATTGCCTACAATGTAAATTTAAATACCACCAGTACCCGCAGGGCAAACTCCATTGCGTTTGATATACGCGAGGCAGGCCGCGTAATGCGCGAAGGCGACCCGATTAATGGCAAAATAATTAACGATGAAAACGGCAAGCCAAAATCTATCCCCGGTTCCTTAAAATCGGTAAAGGCTATCGGCTGGTACATTGAGGAGTATGGCATAGCGCAGATCTCTATGAACCTCACCAATATTGAAGTTACCCCTTTACACATCGCTTTTGACGAGGTTTGCACCAAAGCGGCAGAGCGCGGGATGCGGGTAACCGGCAGCGAACTGGTGGGATTGGTCCCCTTAAAAGCCATGCTGGATGCCGGCAAATATTTCCTGCTGAAACAACAGCGTTCGGTTGGGGTAAGTGAGAAAGAACTGGTTAAGATCGCCATAAAATCAATGGGCTTGTCGGAGCTGTCTCCATTCGTTCCGGAGGAAAGGATCATTGAATATTTACTGAAAGACAATGCATCCACCAAACTGGCTTCAATGACCCTGATTGAGTTTGCTGATGAAACAGCGAGTGAAAGCCCGGCACCGGGTGGGGGTTCCATATCAGCTTACATGGGTGCTTTAGGCGCAGCACTGGCAACCATGGTAGCTAACCTTTCATCGCACAAAAAAGGCTGGGACAACCGTTGGGAAGAGTTCAGCAACTGGGCAGAGAAAGGCCAGCAATATAAAGATGAACTGGTGAGATTGGTTGATTTGGATACGGCAGCTTTTAACAAAATAATGGAAGCGTTCAGCCTGCCAAAAGTTACAGATGAGGAAAAAGCCGCGAGGGATAAGGCCATTCAGGATGCTACCCGTTATGCTATTGAAATTCCTTTAAGAGTAATGCATGCGGCATACGGCAGCCTGACGGTGATCAAAGCAATGGCCGAAACCGGTAACCCAAACTCGGTAACTGATGCCGGAGTAGCAGCCCTTTGTGCCCGCAGTGCGGTAATAGGCGCCTTTATGAACGTGAAGATAAATGCATCCGGTTATAAGGATAAAGACTACGTTATTAAAGTTATTTCCGATGGCGGCGAACTGGAGCGGAAAGCTATAGCGCTGGAGGGGGAGATAATTGAACTGGTTAACGGGAAGATTGTTTAATTTGATGATTTGACAATTAGATGATCTGAAAATAGCTAGCTTTATAAGGATAATGACGCAGCAAATTTTCAAATTTTCAAATCACCACATTTTCAAATTACTATTCCTTCTGCTATTCATTTCCTGCAACCCGGATAAATCCACCACAAAAAAGACAATCTTCAATATTAACCTGGATGAAGGCCTGAGTTCGCTCGATCCCGCTTTTGCGCGCAACCAAAACACCATCTGGATGACCAACCAGGTTTATAACGGCCTGCTGCAAATTGACGACAGCCTTAAAACCCGGCCCTGTATTGCCAAAAGCTGGGAAATCTCGGCAAACGGACTTTCTTATACCTTCCATTTACGCAGCGATGTGCATTTTCATGATGATCCGCTGTTTGCAAACGGCCAGGGGCGTAAAGTTGTAGCCGGTGATTTTGTGTACAGTTTCCACCGGCTTATTGATCCGAAAGTGGCATCGTCCGGCTCATGGATCTTTAGCGATAAGGTTTGTGATAATCCGTTTATCGCGGTAAATGACAGCACTTTTCGTATTACCCTCAGGCAGCCTTTCCCGCCGCTGTTAAGCATGATCACCGCGCAGTATTGCTCTGTTGTGCCGCATGAGGTGGTTGATCATTATGGGAAGGATTTCAGGCAGCACCCTGTTGGTACCGGCCCCTTTAAGTTTAAATACTGGAAAGAGGGCGAGATTATGGTACTGCTGAAGAACGAAAAGTACTGGGAGAAAGATAAAGACGGCTCAGCCCTGCCGCACCTTGATGCCATTCGCGCAACATTTATTGGCGATAAGCAAACCGCCTTTATGGAGTTCATCAGCAAAAAGCTTGATTTTTTAAATGATATTGATGGCAGCTATCGCGATGATATCCTGACCAAAGCGGGGGCCATCACCCAAAAATATAAAGGAAAATTTACCCTTAACACCGGCCCCTATACCAACACCATTTACCTGGGGATGCTGGTTGACAGCAGCCTGGCTATTGTAAAGTCGTCGCCGTTGCGTAAACTAAAGATAAGACAGGCCATTAATTATGCTATTGATAAAGAAAAGATGATTAAATACCTGCGCAACAGCATGGGCACGGCCGGCACTGCAGGTTTTATCCCGATGGGGATGCCGGGGTTTGATGCGGCAAAGGTTAAAGGATACAGTTACAACCCCGAAAAAGCAAGGCAGCTGCTGAAGGAAGCAGGATACCCTGATGGTAAAAACATGCCCGAAATTGTGCTGCATACCACCGTAGGCTACCGCGGATTGATAGAATACGTACAGGGCCAGCTGGACAGGGTAGGGATTAAAACAAGTGTTGAAATAACCCAGGGTGCAAGTTTGCGCGAGCTGGTATCAAAAAATGGCGTCAACTTTTTTTACGGTACCTGGATTGCCGATTACCCGGATGCTGAGAACTACCTGTCGGTGTTTTACTCCAAAAATAAGATTCCTTTCGGCCCCAACTATACCGGCTTTAACAACAAACAGTTTGATGCCCTTTTTGAGCAGGCGTACCACGAAGTTGACGACGAAAAACGCTATGTACTTTACCGCGAAATGGATAACCTGGTAATGCAGCAATCGCCGGTGGTTATTTTGTATTACGATAAGCGGGTAAACCTGTACCAGAACAACATCTCGGGCTATGGCCTTAACGGGCAAAATTTGCTGGTGCTAAAAAGGGTGGTTAAAAGAGATTAGAGGTTAGCGTTTAGAGGTTAGTGATTAGAGGTTAGTTAGGGCATGTTTATCGAATGCAACATCATTTAATCATTCAGTAAGACGCTTAGCAATGCGAAACCACAAGCCTTATTCATCCGCATACCGCAACACATCAGCAGTTACAGTTACTGACTGCCCGTCGTTGGTAACATCCGGCTTATTAATTACAACGGCATTGCCGCCTACGGTTCGGGCATAGTTTTTTAGTTCTGCCTTCAACCGTTCCTGGTTATAATTAGGGCTGGTTAAACGGCCAATAACTTTGTACAGTTTTTTAACATCGTGCACCGAATAATAAATTTCCACATCTGACTTTACGGGGGTGTACCTGTCGCCAAAATAAGATACGGATGCACAGGACGAGAGCAGGAAGGCGAATCCTAAAATGATAAACTGGTAACGTTTCATAAGTTTAAGGTTTTGATTATAACCTTAAGACCGGGAAAACACCTACCGGTTTAGCGTGGTGAAGTAATAATTTTATTACAGGTAAATGCCAACAAAAAAGCCTCCCCATAAATGAGAAGGCTTAAATATTCTAAGTACGAATTAATTACGAAGCCATTTGCTTCCTGATGATGTTTAATGCACCGCCGGCTTTAAACCATTCTATTTGCTGCGCATTATAAGTATGGTTTACCTGGAATGATTCTGTTGAACCATCTTTATGGTGCAATACCACGGTTAATTGTTTATCAGGTGAAAATGTTGTTAAACCGGTGATATC of Mucilaginibacter xinganensis contains these proteins:
- the hutU gene encoding urocanate hydratase: MTNSEFIKTYATHPVYKAPRGMQLHAKSWQTEAPLRMLLNNLDGQVAENPDELVVYGGIGQAARNPEALRKIIELLLELDEHHSLLVQSGKAVGIVRTHPEAPRVLIANSNLVPAWANWEHFNELRAKGLMMYGQMTAGSWIYIGTQGILQGTYETFVEAGNQHFNGDLTGKLIVSAGLGGMGGAQPLAATMAGAVFLGADVDETRIQKRLDSQYIDKMTHSYAEAIAWVKDAMQKGETLSVGLVSDAGDLLQRLLKDNFIPDLLTDQTSAHDPLNGYVPNGLSITLASVLRKTDPLEYKRLSLASMARHVSLMLQLQKRGAITFDYGNNLREFARQGGEPDAFNFPGFTPAYIRPLFCEGKGPFRWVALSGDPEDIFTTDRALMELFPEDKPLIKWLKNAQEKISFQGLPARICWLGMGDREKAGLMFNELVKTGKVKGPIVIGRDHLDCGSVASPNRETEAMKDGSDAVSDWPLLNLMANTAGGATWVSFHHGGGVGMGYSQHAGMVVLADGTDRATTCLSRVLYNDPAMGIFRHADAGYDKAEEWAKKFDLKVW
- the hutI gene encoding imidazolonepropionase; this translates as MKTLHGPFTQILPLTGMPLKGALTDDQLQVIPDGGIMVENGLILIVGDFETLRKENPSAQINLIEGDGVLLPGFVDCHTHICFAGSRAKDYAMRIQGKTYLEIAKAGGGIWDSVTQTRAADEALLTELLLKRIERHLAEGVTTIEVKSGYGLSVEQELKQLRAIKVASTQTKASILTTCLAAHMAPKDFNGSQNDYLEHILTGLLPVIKKENLASRVDIFIEESAFNAENATIYLTKAKQMGFDITVHADQFTTGGSKVAVNLGAVSADHLEASGDAEIKLLANSNTVAVTLPGASLGLGMPYAPARKLLDAGACLAIASDWNPGSAPMGDLLMQAAVMSAAEKLSTAEVFAGLTFRAAKALNLTDRGILAAGMRADLQIYPANDYREILYQQGKLKPKN
- the ftcD gene encoding glutamate formimidoyltransferase; this translates as MTQLIECVPNFSEGVNLDIIKQITNEVESIEGVRLLNVDPGKATNRTVVTFVGEPAKVIEAAFLAIKKAGELIDMSKHKGEHPRMGATDVCPLIPIANISMEETAEYARQLAKRVGEELGIPAYLYEYAQADKKRNNLSVIRAGEYEGFFKKIKLPEWKPDFGPAEYDARRGATVIGARDFLIAYNVNLNTTSTRRANSIAFDIREAGRVMREGDPINGKIINDENGKPKSIPGSLKSVKAIGWYIEEYGIAQISMNLTNIEVTPLHIAFDEVCTKAAERGMRVTGSELVGLVPLKAMLDAGKYFLLKQQRSVGVSEKELVKIAIKSMGLSELSPFVPEERIIEYLLKDNASTKLASMTLIEFADETASESPAPGGGSISAYMGALGAALATMVANLSSHKKGWDNRWEEFSNWAEKGQQYKDELVRLVDLDTAAFNKIMEAFSLPKVTDEEKAARDKAIQDATRYAIEIPLRVMHAAYGSLTVIKAMAETGNPNSVTDAGVAALCARSAVIGAFMNVKINASGYKDKDYVIKVISDGGELERKAIALEGEIIELVNGKIV
- a CDS encoding ABC transporter substrate-binding protein gives rise to the protein MTQQIFKFSNHHIFKLLFLLLFISCNPDKSTTKKTIFNINLDEGLSSLDPAFARNQNTIWMTNQVYNGLLQIDDSLKTRPCIAKSWEISANGLSYTFHLRSDVHFHDDPLFANGQGRKVVAGDFVYSFHRLIDPKVASSGSWIFSDKVCDNPFIAVNDSTFRITLRQPFPPLLSMITAQYCSVVPHEVVDHYGKDFRQHPVGTGPFKFKYWKEGEIMVLLKNEKYWEKDKDGSALPHLDAIRATFIGDKQTAFMEFISKKLDFLNDIDGSYRDDILTKAGAITQKYKGKFTLNTGPYTNTIYLGMLVDSSLAIVKSSPLRKLKIRQAINYAIDKEKMIKYLRNSMGTAGTAGFIPMGMPGFDAAKVKGYSYNPEKARQLLKEAGYPDGKNMPEIVLHTTVGYRGLIEYVQGQLDRVGIKTSVEITQGASLRELVSKNGVNFFYGTWIADYPDAENYLSVFYSKNKIPFGPNYTGFNNKQFDALFEQAYHEVDDEKRYVLYREMDNLVMQQSPVVILYYDKRVNLYQNNISGYGLNGQNLLVLKRVVKRD